The segment CCGAACAGGAAATTCTGAAAATCATCCGTGAGTCAGGACTTTCCAGACTTCCGGTTTACACAAAGGATCACGAGGACGTAAAGGGTATCCTCTATACAAGGGAGTACCTTTTAAACCTGACGGCCAAACAGCCAAAATCTCTTTCGCAGCTTCTCCACCAGGCTTATTTCGTTCCGGAGTCTATCCACGCAGATGACCTGTTCCGTGACATGCAGACGAAAAAAGTGCATATGGCCATTGTCGTGGACGAGTACGGAAACATCTCCGGTCTCATAACAATGGAAGATTTGCTGGAAGAAATTGTGGGAAGCATTTACGATGAATTTGACCGGGTGATCGATCCGGAGATTGAACGGATCAGCGAAAACCTGTGGAGATTCCCGGGGGACACCCTGATCGAAGATGTGGAGGAGCAGATGGATATTACGCTTCCCGACCAGGAAGAGTACGATACCATCGGCGGAATGGTCTTAAGCTGTCTTCACACGATTCCAAAAGACGGGACAACAGTGGATGTGGAGATAAACGGCCTGTCCCTCCACGCTGAAAAAATCGTGGGACGCAGAATCGAATCTGTTCTTGTTAAAAAGCTGGACACAGAGCAAAGCAGTTCTGCCCCCACAGGAGAGTCCGAAGAGCAGGACGAAAAGAAGGCGGGGAAAACTCCCGGAAAGCGGGGAACTGCCGCTGCCGGATAACGGACAGCGGGCAGATCGTATCCTCCCCTTCACACAGAATCTGGTCAGGTACATGACCCCCGCTCTTCGGCCAGACTGTCGGCAATCTGCCTAAGCGTCTGATCGGTTCCCACATTGCCGGGAAAGATAATGTAGGGCATACCCGGAAACCGGCTCTCCTTCCCGGTCAGCCACACGGGAACCCCAGGCGCCGCCTGTCCCAGAGCCAGAGCCTTCTTCACTCCAAGCCCTCTTGTCCCCACATCACTGGAGGTAATCCCGCCCTTTGCGATAATGTAGGAAGGGGAAACGGAAAGCTCCCGCACAACAGACGTGAGGGCCTCGGAAATGCGGACAGACAGATTCAGACTTTCCTCCCCCTCTTCTCTGCAGAGAACGCGGCGGCTGGTGTAGACGACTGCGTCTCTCCCCCATGAAATTGCCTGTTCCGCGCGTTTTCTGACCTCCTGTATCTCTTTTCTCAGCTCTCCGTCCCTGAGGGCCGCATCTGCCTGAAATTCGATGAAGCAGTAGGGATGGATGCTGTTTTCAAGCTCTGCAAGCTGTCTCGTAGTTCTCTCTACATGGGAGCCGGCTATTATCAGTCCTCCGCTCTTTGTTCCCTTTTTGAGCAGTTCCCTGCCTGTCAGAAATGGTTTTGCCTTTATGCCCGATATAGCTTTTACAAGGGAAGCACCGCTTCTGACGGTAAACCATTTTCCCTGCTTAACCGCCCGCCAGAAGGAAACGGAGAACCTCTCAAGCTGGGAATAGCAGACAGCATTTACGACAATTTTCTGCCCGTCTTTCGCTGATTTCAGAAGTTCATCCAGACGGCAGTCTTCTGTACCCGATTCCAGAAGCTGCGTACTGACAGAAATGCAGTTATCCCTTTTTACCCGACCGCCCGTCTTTTCCTCTATAAATTCTCTCAGATTGGAGGAGCGGTAGCCAAAGGTTCTGTCCCGGGCATACTCCGTCTTCGCCGCCTCTGTCCAGCTTCCGTTCTCCTCCACATAATGAATATCGTCCTTCGTGCAGCGCCCGCCTTCAAAGAAGGCCGGACACAGAATCTCTCCGTCTGTTTTCAGTCCCCCTTCCTCCAGAAACACCTGCTCCATAACTTCCGGCTCCAGGAGGTAGTGTCCGCGAAGTGTGGAATCTCCCCGCAGGATCACCAGAAACGGGATATTGGTTTCCCCGGACACGGCCAGCAGTCTGCGGGCAATGGTTCTGTGCACCTCCTCTGTCTGCTTTTTTCCAAAGCTTCTGGAATTGGTAAGGATATAGAACAGACAGCTGCTGTCTTTAAATGCCTCCCGGAGCGTGGAAATTTCCCAGTCGGTATAGACGTATACATCGTGAACCGTCTGAATTCCAGTAGGATCGTCGTCCAGGACTGCGATTTTAAAAGGCTGTTCATTTCTCTTGAAGGCCTCCATGCGCCATTCCTCCATTTCATCTGGCTGAAATTGCTACCTGAATGATTCATGTATTTTTATTGTTTTCGCATTTGCAAAAGTCCGTTTTTTGTCTTCTGCAGCCAATCAAAGCCTAGCCTTCCTTCACCCCGTAAATTTTCCTCTCCAGAACTCTCATATCATGTCCCGGCAGAATGAAATCACAGATTTTCTTTGTCTTTTCATAGCTTGCAAACCATTCTTTCAAATCTACATGGATGCCGGACGGCGACATTTTCTCATAGTTTTCATAGAGAGGATACGTATCGCTGGCAATCAGATAAACGCCTTCCTCTGTTTCTACCCGGACTCCCTGAATTCCCGGCGTGTGGCCCGGCAGAAGCGCGAGACTGATTCCGGGAGCCACTTCCATATCCCCATCCACCACTCTC is part of the Clostridium sp. M62/1 genome and harbors:
- a CDS encoding four-carbon acid sugar kinase family protein, with the protein product MEAFKRNEQPFKIAVLDDDPTGIQTVHDVYVYTDWEISTLREAFKDSSCLFYILTNSRSFGKKQTEEVHRTIARRLLAVSGETNIPFLVILRGDSTLRGHYLLEPEVMEQVFLEEGGLKTDGEILCPAFFEGGRCTKDDIHYVEENGSWTEAAKTEYARDRTFGYRSSNLREFIEEKTGGRVKRDNCISVSTQLLESGTEDCRLDELLKSAKDGQKIVVNAVCYSQLERFSVSFWRAVKQGKWFTVRSGASLVKAISGIKAKPFLTGRELLKKGTKSGGLIIAGSHVERTTRQLAELENSIHPYCFIEFQADAALRDGELRKEIQEVRKRAEQAISWGRDAVVYTSRRVLCREEGEESLNLSVRISEALTSVVRELSVSPSYIIAKGGITSSDVGTRGLGVKKALALGQAAPGVPVWLTGKESRFPGMPYIIFPGNVGTDQTLRQIADSLAEERGSCT